The Ferrimicrobium sp. genome includes a region encoding these proteins:
- the ilvD gene encoding dihydroxy-acid dehydratase, whose translation MSDTKSIRIRSQEVTEGPRRAPARAMLRAVGLNDEDFSKPQIGIASSWNEVTPCNLVLSDLAQRAKAGVRSAGGVPLEFGTIAVSDGISMGHEGMHSSLVSREVIADSVELMMHAERFDAMVTLAGCDKSLPGMMMAAARLDLPSVFVYGGSILPGRFRGETLDIVSVFEAVGAYAAGSIDEQRLGDVERNACPTKGSCAGMYTANTMASVAEALGMAQIGSASAPAVDRRREDIAFEAGRAVMNLLELGITPRQIMTKAAFENAIAVVMALGGSTNAVLHLLAIAYEAKVELTLDDFNRVGTRVPHLADTKPHGKYHMTDLDRIGGIPVVLGELLEAGLVHGDCLTVTGRTLAEELRAYDPPRPDGEVVHRHDQPIHKVGGIAVLRGSLAPAGSVVKVAGLDQEHFDGTARVFDREEAALDAILAGEIRSGDVVVIRYEGPKGGPGMREMLAVTGAMKGAGRGHDAALITDGRFSGGTHGFCIGHVAPEATDGGPIGLIRDGDRIVIDVPTHSIELLVDETELELRRQAFVPAPARYTEGALGKYALLVKGADIGAVTGG comes from the coding sequence ATGAGTGATACCAAGTCGATTCGCATTCGTAGCCAAGAGGTGACTGAGGGGCCGAGGAGAGCACCAGCAAGGGCGATGCTGCGGGCTGTTGGCCTCAATGATGAGGACTTCTCGAAGCCTCAGATCGGCATTGCATCCTCTTGGAACGAGGTGACTCCCTGTAATCTCGTGCTCTCTGATCTTGCACAGCGTGCGAAGGCCGGCGTGCGATCCGCCGGCGGTGTGCCGCTGGAGTTCGGCACCATTGCCGTTTCGGATGGGATCTCGATGGGTCACGAAGGCATGCATTCCTCCTTGGTCTCTCGTGAGGTGATAGCGGATTCGGTGGAGCTGATGATGCACGCTGAGCGCTTCGACGCGATGGTGACCTTGGCTGGTTGTGATAAGTCGCTCCCAGGAATGATGATGGCGGCGGCCCGCCTCGACCTCCCCTCTGTCTTTGTCTACGGTGGGAGTATTCTTCCTGGTCGCTTCCGTGGGGAGACGCTCGATATTGTGAGCGTCTTCGAGGCGGTTGGCGCCTATGCAGCCGGTAGCATCGACGAGCAACGACTTGGCGATGTTGAACGCAACGCGTGCCCCACCAAGGGTTCCTGCGCAGGGATGTACACCGCTAACACGATGGCGTCCGTGGCGGAGGCACTGGGAATGGCCCAGATTGGTTCTGCCTCGGCACCGGCGGTTGATCGTCGCCGAGAGGACATCGCGTTTGAGGCTGGTCGAGCGGTGATGAACCTGTTGGAGTTGGGGATCACACCTCGCCAAATCATGACCAAGGCAGCTTTCGAGAATGCGATTGCTGTCGTGATGGCGCTTGGCGGGTCGACGAACGCCGTCCTCCATCTGCTGGCTATTGCCTATGAAGCCAAGGTCGAACTCACCCTCGATGACTTCAATCGAGTCGGGACTCGCGTCCCTCACCTCGCTGACACAAAACCCCATGGCAAGTACCACATGACCGATCTGGATCGTATCGGCGGGATCCCGGTGGTTCTCGGCGAACTCCTTGAGGCTGGCCTTGTGCATGGTGATTGTTTGACCGTTACCGGACGAACACTCGCCGAGGAGTTGCGAGCCTATGATCCGCCGCGTCCAGATGGTGAGGTCGTCCACCGCCATGATCAGCCGATCCATAAAGTTGGAGGGATCGCTGTACTCCGTGGATCGCTTGCCCCCGCAGGTTCGGTTGTGAAGGTGGCTGGTCTTGATCAGGAGCATTTTGACGGAACTGCCCGGGTCTTTGATCGTGAAGAGGCTGCACTTGATGCCATTCTCGCCGGGGAGATCCGGTCTGGGGATGTGGTGGTCATTCGCTACGAGGGACCCAAAGGGGGGCCTGGGATGCGTGAGATGTTGGCGGTAACAGGGGCGATGAAGGGTGCTGGACGTGGTCACGATGCTGCTTTGATCACTGATGGCCGCTTCTCTGGTGGAACACACGGGTTCTGCATCGGCCATGTTGCGCCTGAAGCCACCGATGGTGGACCTATCGGTCTGATCCGTGATGGTGACCGAATCGTGATCGATGTTCCCACCCACTCGATCGAGTTGCTGGTGGATGAGACAGAGCTGGAGCTCCGACGGCAAGCTTTTGTTCCGGCACCCGCGCGCTATACCGAGGGAGCGCTTGGGAAGTATGCTCTTTTGGTCAAAGGGGCAGATATTGGAGCGGTAACTGGCGGATAG
- the ilvC gene encoding ketol-acid reductoisomerase — translation MAHMYYDKDADPSIINGTRVAIIGYGSQGHAHALNLSDSGVKVRVALRPGSASGDKAWASGLEVLSVPEAVAWADLIMFLAPDTVQKEIYDNEVAPHLRPGQTLGFAHGFNIRFGEIVPPEDVTVMMVAPKGPGHLVRRTYEEGGGVPSLIAVANDPQGTGHALALSYAWGIGSTKAGVLDTTFAEETETDLFGEQVVLCGGLSELIVAGFTTLVEAGYQPESAYFECLHEMKLIVDLLYENGLAGMWFSVSETAEYGGLTRGPRVVNEATRAEMRRILGEIQDGTFARELIDEMAAGRPHFNQLRQQARDQPVEQVGATLRAMMPFLSTKSKITEVSGG, via the coding sequence ATGGCTCACATGTACTACGACAAGGACGCAGACCCATCCATCATTAACGGCACCCGTGTCGCCATCATCGGCTACGGTTCGCAAGGGCATGCCCACGCACTGAACCTGTCCGACTCTGGCGTCAAGGTTCGCGTTGCGCTTCGCCCGGGGTCGGCCTCTGGTGATAAGGCGTGGGCGAGTGGGCTCGAGGTTCTGTCGGTGCCAGAAGCGGTCGCTTGGGCGGACCTTATCATGTTTCTTGCCCCAGACACGGTGCAAAAAGAGATCTATGACAACGAGGTGGCTCCACACCTTCGCCCAGGTCAAACGCTGGGCTTTGCCCATGGCTTTAACATCCGCTTCGGGGAGATCGTTCCACCTGAGGACGTAACGGTGATGATGGTAGCCCCAAAGGGCCCTGGACACCTTGTGCGCCGCACCTACGAAGAGGGCGGCGGCGTTCCGTCGCTGATCGCTGTCGCAAATGACCCACAGGGGACCGGTCATGCGCTCGCCCTCTCCTATGCATGGGGTATCGGCTCCACTAAGGCCGGGGTACTTGACACGACCTTTGCCGAAGAGACGGAGACGGATCTCTTTGGCGAGCAGGTGGTGCTCTGTGGTGGCCTGAGCGAGCTCATCGTCGCTGGTTTCACCACCTTGGTCGAGGCTGGTTATCAGCCGGAGTCCGCCTATTTCGAGTGCCTGCATGAGATGAAGCTCATTGTCGACCTGCTCTACGAAAATGGATTAGCGGGTATGTGGTTCTCGGTCTCAGAGACTGCGGAGTACGGAGGACTCACTCGTGGGCCACGGGTGGTCAATGAGGCGACACGGGCAGAGATGCGACGGATTCTTGGCGAGATTCAGGATGGGACCTTCGCACGGGAACTCATCGACGAGATGGCGGCTGGACGTCCTCACTTCAATCAACTCCGCCAACAGGCAAGAGACCAACCGGTTGAGCAAGTTGGGGCCACGCTACGTGCGATGATGCCCTTCCTGTCGACGAAGTCGAAGATCACCGAGGTGTCTGGCGGCTGA
- the ilvN gene encoding acetolactate synthase small subunit has product MMAERSSNLVPIGSIRPPVEGRHHILSVLVENRAGVLARVALLFSRRGFNIYSLAVAPTDDERFSRLTIVVDVETVPLEQITKQLHKLINVIKITEIDPVDALEYECMLATINAEAGARAKVMELVEIFHGEIIDVSMDRLTVVFALSPEKLDDVEAFLAEFGLIELQRTGRIALSKLPKPTRRPRKGRVS; this is encoded by the coding sequence ATGATGGCGGAGCGATCATCGAACCTCGTCCCAATTGGATCGATTCGTCCCCCAGTGGAGGGCCGCCATCATATCCTGAGTGTGTTGGTAGAGAACCGGGCGGGCGTGCTTGCTAGGGTGGCGTTGCTCTTCTCCCGACGCGGCTTTAACATCTACTCGCTAGCCGTGGCACCTACTGACGACGAGCGCTTTTCGCGTCTCACCATTGTGGTCGACGTCGAGACAGTGCCACTTGAGCAGATTACGAAGCAACTGCATAAGTTGATCAATGTCATCAAAATTACCGAGATTGACCCAGTGGATGCACTCGAATATGAGTGTATGCTCGCAACGATTAATGCGGAGGCGGGTGCCCGCGCGAAGGTGATGGAGCTGGTAGAGATTTTCCATGGTGAGATCATCGACGTCTCGATGGATCGATTGACCGTGGTCTTCGCGCTCTCTCCAGAGAAGCTTGACGACGTCGAGGCATTCCTAGCTGAGTTTGGTCTGATTGAGCTGCAACGAACCGGTAGGATTGCTCTTAGCAAGCTACCAAAACCGACACGTCGACCGAGAAAGGGAAGAGTATCGTAA
- a CDS encoding acetolactate synthase large subunit, with product MKLTGAQALIKSLEMQGVETVFGLPGGAILPVYDPLLESPIRHILVRHEQGAGHAAEGFAQATGKPGVAIVTSGPAATNIVTAVADAYVDSIPIVVITGQVATTSIGTDAFQETDTTGITMSVTKHNWLITKASDIPRVIAEAFHVATTGRPGPVVVDLPKDVANDTMEWYWPRRLDLPGYQPTVKGHAKMIEQAAAMIAGATRPIIYAGGGLIRGKAAAELRALVDRSGIPVVTTLMARGVLPDSDPLCLGMPGMHGNFTAVTALQQADLVIALGARFDDRVTGKVDAFAAKARIIHVDIDPAELGKVRRPDVPIVGDVKSVIPEITRHLPAKGADLSAWVAQLHAWQEQYPYSYEPSLPGAAIKPQYVVERISALAPADTVVASGVGQHQMWASQYFQFASPNSWINSGGLGTMGFAVPAAIGAKAGRPQSTVWAIDGDGCFQMTAQELVTATAERIPIKVAILNNGYLGMVRQWQEMFYEERYSEVFLSPDLPDYVKWAEAMGAVGFRVDQVSEVDPVIEKANQIDDRPVVIDFRVDTFEKVYPMVPAGAPNDDIVLPPHQQRSR from the coding sequence ATGAAGTTAACCGGAGCACAGGCGTTGATTAAATCCCTTGAGATGCAAGGGGTAGAGACGGTATTTGGCCTCCCTGGTGGGGCGATTCTCCCTGTCTATGATCCCCTTTTGGAGTCGCCGATCCGGCATATTCTGGTTCGTCATGAACAGGGTGCCGGCCATGCTGCGGAAGGGTTTGCACAGGCGACTGGGAAGCCAGGTGTGGCTATTGTGACAAGTGGTCCAGCGGCCACCAATATCGTCACCGCCGTCGCCGACGCCTACGTTGACTCGATACCGATTGTGGTGATCACTGGGCAGGTGGCGACAACTTCGATCGGTACCGATGCTTTTCAAGAGACTGATACCACAGGGATTACGATGTCGGTGACCAAGCACAACTGGTTGATTACCAAGGCTAGCGATATCCCGCGTGTGATTGCTGAGGCTTTCCATGTCGCGACGACAGGTCGACCTGGACCAGTCGTGGTCGACCTCCCCAAAGACGTGGCGAACGATACGATGGAGTGGTACTGGCCGCGCCGGCTCGATCTGCCCGGCTACCAGCCGACGGTCAAGGGGCACGCCAAGATGATTGAGCAGGCGGCTGCCATGATTGCGGGGGCCACACGGCCGATTATCTATGCAGGTGGCGGGTTGATCCGTGGCAAGGCTGCAGCGGAGCTGCGGGCGCTGGTCGATCGATCCGGTATCCCAGTGGTGACGACGTTGATGGCGAGGGGAGTGCTGCCTGACTCCGATCCGCTCTGCCTTGGTATGCCCGGCATGCATGGCAACTTCACTGCGGTGACGGCGCTGCAACAGGCTGATTTGGTGATCGCACTCGGAGCTCGTTTTGATGACCGTGTGACTGGAAAGGTGGATGCCTTTGCGGCTAAGGCGCGCATTATCCACGTCGATATCGATCCGGCTGAACTGGGTAAGGTGCGTCGTCCCGATGTTCCAATTGTCGGGGATGTAAAGTCGGTGATTCCAGAGATTACGCGGCACCTGCCCGCCAAAGGGGCGGATCTCTCAGCCTGGGTCGCCCAACTGCACGCCTGGCAGGAGCAGTATCCCTACTCCTATGAACCCTCGTTGCCCGGTGCGGCTATCAAACCTCAGTATGTCGTTGAACGAATCTCGGCGCTCGCACCGGCCGACACCGTCGTGGCTTCGGGTGTTGGACAGCACCAGATGTGGGCTTCACAGTACTTCCAGTTTGCGTCGCCGAACTCCTGGATCAACTCCGGAGGGCTCGGAACGATGGGTTTTGCTGTGCCGGCGGCGATCGGCGCAAAAGCCGGCCGTCCTCAGAGTACGGTCTGGGCCATCGATGGGGATGGATGTTTCCAGATGACGGCGCAGGAGTTAGTGACGGCGACGGCGGAACGCATCCCAATCAAGGTTGCTATCTTGAACAACGGTTATCTTGGCATGGTACGCCAGTGGCAGGAGATGTTCTACGAGGAGCGTTACTCCGAGGTGTTTCTCTCACCCGATCTGCCTGACTATGTCAAGTGGGCTGAGGCGATGGGTGCGGTTGGTTTCCGTGTCGATCAGGTCAGTGAAGTTGACCCGGTCATTGAGAAGGCGAACCAGATCGATGACCGACCGGTAGTGATCGACTTTCGGGTTGACACCTTCGAAAAGGTCTATCCGATGGTGCCGGCCGGCGCACCAAATGATGACATCGTGTTGCCCCCACACCAGCAGCGGAGTCGATGA